The Oncorhynchus kisutch isolate 150728-3 linkage group LG14, Okis_V2, whole genome shotgun sequence genomic sequence ATTGTTATTGACAAAGACATCCAATTACTGCGGTTTCCCAGCTTTGGTAAACAACATCCGTATCTGTTCCTGTATCTTTCATCTCTctggctgtttctctctcacactcaatCAGAGAGGATGCATGATTATAGTGCCAATGACAATTTTCAAATCAATATTTTCTATTTCTAATTTTCTCAGTTTCCTCAGACTGATTTTTCATTGGCTCAGGACTAATGAGTGTTCAATGTGGGCAATCAGACTGGACCCTAGAGAGTTTCTCCCTCCTCACTCAGTCAGATGGGATGGAGGCTTGGTGTTTCACAGATTCTGCAGTCACAGAGCCCACTTCCATCAGAGCTTCAGGACACGACCTGCTTGCATGTATAAAAGATGTGGCCTGCGACTGAATGACTGCGCAAATGAATTCATAAATAATGACTTGGGTTTGAGGCTACAGCGGCCCATATTGCAACAACACTTTCCTGCCATCGCTGCATTAAAAAAGGTGCCCCTTGGCGACAGAGGGGGCTGGAAAATTGCCATAATGAATTCCTGAGCCAACCGCCTATTAGTTCCACTGCCTGACCTTGCCTGTTTGTCTTTTGAGAAAAGTAGAAATATAATCCTGAGGAAAGACATATGTAGCATCCACTCTTTACAGCTTTATGATTAACAATTTCGATGTATTCAAATAATCTGCAGAAACGTATCTACAGCTGTGTCTGTATGCATTTCTTCACGCACATTCATGTTCTTTAGTAACACTGTGTCTGTTagcatgtgtttatgtgtgtttatcATGTGTGACTGTGTCCAGCACCTTgcacagtatatgtgtgtgtttatgtgtctgaacGAGTGTTTCTGGGTGCCTGTGTGACACACTGTGCTGCCTGAATATCAGACAGGGAATTGGGTCTTGGTTGTGCTGCAGGCTAAAACCCCACATGGCCTTTCCTTTGATGAACTAATCGAAACAGTACACATCTTCTCTACGGCGAGAGGGACAGGGATCATGGGCTTTCTCCGGTAAGCCATCTTGCCTTTACTTTcacaaacatttttatttttttattttttacctttatttaaccaggcaagtcagttaagaacaaattcttattttcaatgacggcctgggaacagtgggttaactgcctgttcaggggcagaacgacagatttgtaccttgtcagctcacaTTCAGCTGGTAGTCTAAAAAGCTCTGTACAATTACACAATTGAGAAATCAGCCCACTCCGAGAAATAGAACCCGCCGGAACGGCTCATAGGCTCCTGCTCCTATCTCCTGTTTCTCTAGCGTGAGGCaacttgatgtacaagtacatcccctagacaggacgctagtctatcgcagggccttaccGCCAATCTATCTCCTTAATGCTTAAcgtcaagttaacaaacagatcactgaccattttgaatcccatcgaccttctccgctatgcaatctggtttccgagctggtcaagggtgcacctcagccacaatcaaggtcctaaattatatcataaccgtcatcgataagagacaatactgtgcagctgtattcatcgacctggtcaaggctttcgattctgtcaatcaccacattcttatcggcagactcaactgccttggtttctcaaatgactgcctcgcctggttcaccaactacttctcagtcagagttcagtgtgtcaaatcggtgattctctgatccacctctacgcagacgacaccattctgtatacttctggctcttctttggacactgtgttaactaacttccagaagagcttcaatgccatacaactctccttctgtgtcctccaactgctcttaaatgcaagtaaaactaaatgcatgttcttcaaccgattgctgcccacacctgcccgcccgtccagcatcactactctggacagttctgactcaaaatatgtggacaactacaaatacctagttgtctggttagattgtaaactctccttccaaactcacattaagcatctccaatccaaaattaaatctagaataggcttcctatttcgcatcaaagcatccttcattcatgctgccaaacataccctcgtaaaactgactatcctaccgatctttgacttcggcgatgtcatttacaaaatagcctccaacactctactcagcaaattggatacagtctatcacagtgccatccgttttgtcaccaaagccccatatactaccccccactgtgacctgtatgctctcgttggctggccttcgcttcatattcgtcgccaaatccactggctccaggtcatcgataagtaggtaaagccccaccttatctcagctcactggtcaccatagcattacccacctgtagcacgcgctccagaaggtatatttcactggtcacccccaaagccaattccttggCCAATACTTTTTTGTGTATTCTGAATggatgtaggctataagaatgtCACCACAGTCTCTTCCATGCCAATCGCATTGACAGCTAACCAACATACCTCTTTATGGCCTTGTAGCAGATGATCATGGCTGAAAGGAGGAAAACAGCTGAGGCACAGCCCACTGTCCCAAGCACTAAGATCTCCATCCACCACGGTCTCAACAGGGGCAGAGGGGACTCAACTACTGGGAGGGAAGAGAAGTGAGGAggacagggggtagagagagagggggatggagaaagggagaaaaagaCACAGTAGTTTCATTTTTCAAACATCATTAGCATTCCAACAGCATCAGCACTTGGCCGCTTATCGAGATTAGGTTATCATGCAAACTGCTTTAGCCTAGATACTGTGTTAGTTCTATGTATTACATCATAACTGCTTCATAGACAGCCATTATAGCTTAAGATAGCATGATGAAAGCTCATCATTAATGCAGCCCAACCACTGTCCATGTTGTAAATCAACTTGctgaataaaaatgtattgaTTCTCAGAAACCTTGTATTACTATACCATTAcgtgtggaagacacatttcagttgaatgcattcagttattACACCATTATTacaccacaccattacaccataaAGCTCTAGATCTGATTTGCTTCCTAAATCTGGGTAGCAGGGTGGTGCTCACCTGTTCTAAGGTTCAATGCTCAGAGATATCTAACCCTGCTCCATGAATCATTTAAAATGCAGTCAGTCTTTATTACAAGAGCACTCCGTGTCCAAATGTATTTCACCTGCAGGAGCACCATGTTCTGGTCACATTATGTCTGACTGAGGGTAGAACCATGTTCAAGAAGACATGCCAGGGACATTGTATTACACTCAGTGCAGCTTAGCAACTTACAGTATCaagagtgttctctctctctccatggagACCGATTTGAACTATGTGACACTGACAATACTGCTCATTTTGACAGGAGGGAGGTTTCCAGCAATACGCATGTCTCATTCTGTCAGAGAGGGGATATATTTTATTATATCTAAGTATGAATGTGGCTGTATTCTGGATATAATAATCTAGATCAGGGATTGGCAACTTGATTTACATTTGTAGGAACTCAGTCAGTCTCAACTTACTATTGAGAGTTAGAATACAAAAGGTGCAATTTTGATATTTGGTAGTGCATCAGCAGAttctctcttgttatgtcagtcaccgacagtcactcaattaacccatgtcagctaacatttctTATATTGTTAAGTTAgtttagccagctatctaaaattGTAGTAATCATAGTTAAATTACTGACCGgagggcccccattgattttgttagtcactctcacagATATCATATTAAGAACGGCAAACATTTCTCCCCACTTCATGGCAAAATTTTTaggattgcaggaaattaactctaaaacatatattttctctctctgctgtcaagaGGGCGGCTACTAAAATGTTTGGGTCACACAATttcacttagggcccccaaaaggtcAGGGCTGGCtttgactgcatgtgtgggtatggaagTGGGTACACAGACCCGCAATCCACTGCGGCcgctcatgatgagttcagattttttgtggcccccacctccatcaaagttgcccatccctgatctaggTTTACCTACCATCCAGTAACAGAGAGAAATGCAATAATCACATACCCAGGTATTTGGAGTATAGTTATGTTGTGAACGAGAGGGAGGAATTGACTCCATGGTAACACATAACCCTTAGTAATGCTGTGGAATATTCCAACACTGCATATTTATCCAGAGCAAATGACAAGGCACGTTTCTCCCCAGTACACCACGTCATGAGTCACTATGAATGTAAAATCTCCTCTGAGCCCAACTTCGGTTTTGATCCTACATTTTGTCAACGGCTGTAAGATTTAATTCAGTCAAGGGTAAGGATCTACTTCCTTGTGATAAACCTCTCTCCTTTGAAAGGTCTTCTGATCCATTTTTAGAGCACAGACTCTTACTCAACACTGCCAATTTCCCTTATTTGAAACTTTTTGTAGATACAGTCTCTCATTGTCCCACTTTCATGCATACTTCATGCATATTCatgtattattttggaacttctgaaaACTCCAATCGGCTCCCTTATGCATCTGGCACATACCAAAACAAACAGATTTTATAGCAGCAACGATTACAGTTAAATCATTTACGCCTCTCATTTATTCAGAAAACTCTCACTAAGGCCAGATGATACATGTTTTGCCTCCCTCCCAATACATAAACAACATAAATAAGTGCCTCCCTCCCAATACATAAACAACATAAATAAGTGCCTCCCTCCCAATACATAAACAACATAAATAAGTGCCTCCTTCCCAATACATAAACAACATAAATAAGTGCCTCCCTCCCAATACTTAAACAACATAAATAAGTGCCTCCCTCCCAATACTTAAACAACATAAATAAGTGCCTCCTTCCCAATACATAAACAACATAAATAAGTGCCTCCCTCCCAATACATAAACAACATAAATAAGTGCCTCCCTCCCAATACATAAACAACATAAATAAGTGCCTCCCTCCCAATACATAAACAACATAAATAAGTGCCTCCCTCCCAATACATAAACAACATAAATAAGTGCCTCCCTCCCAATACATAAACAACATAAATAAGTGCCTCCCTCCCAATACATAAACAACATAAATAAGTGCCTCCCTCCCAATACTTAAACAACATAAATAAGTGCCTCCTTCCCAATACATAAACAACATAAATAAGTGCCTCCCTCCCAATACATAAACAACATAAATAAGTGCCTCCTTCCCAATACATAAACAACATAAATAAGTGCCTCCTTTCTAACCTACCATAGGCTATTATAAAAAGCTGCTATTTTCAAAATGTACTCTAAAAATGAATACTTCTTTTGCTGGGGCCAAGAGTTTTTTCTTCGCAGTTGTAATGGTTCTCTTCTTGTCAAACCGCATAACAAACACAGAACGACATGCTGCAATGTAGTCAGAGAATCTCATAAAATGATTCTGAGAATCTTCCATGCAGAGGCCttgacagcagtcacacacacagaggtctatAACCAGAGAAATAGAACAACATACATACAAACCGTAGATAACTCTCTAGATTCAGAAAAAGGGAATTACAATATGGTGAGAAGATACACAACCAAAACTAGACTGTAGACCAAGTTTGCAGAAAACACCCAGTGGAAGAGTCCTGCATTCATGGTGGACATTGTGGACTCATAAATCAACAGGTAGTAGATAGGTCAGGTAAGTTAGAGACACAGTGGTCAATGAAAGCCCTATGTATATATTCATAGATGCCTCACGTGGTGATGCAGGATGAAAAGAGGCTGAGTTGAGTTGACCAAATCTGAGTTGACCAAACAGAGGAAATCATTTAAGCTGATTGAACCCTTTCCACTGCTGTCTGTCGAGCATTTGTTGAAAGAGTGCTCCTCCTTACTCTCAGCATGAAGTCTTCTGGCTGACTGATTTTTAACAGTCTCAGTTTTGACCTGGGATGACTGCACAAGCAATGCCTGTCCCATATTTCATAGCTTCTCATTACAGTATTCATGACAACATACAAATCATATCAACTGTCATATTAACAAACTATCCTCCTTTCCACCATCGCAATGTCATACACTGATTCATATAGTTAATACAACTACTTTGTCAATGACAGGAATGTCACAGTTTCAGATTGGATACATATCTCATCATTAATTAAGCACTGAAGTATGttgaaggagacatggagactaGTATGGAAAGAAAACTGCGTGACAACAGACACACGCATGCAAGCACACCCAGTGCCCCCGGCTCGACGGGACTGCCGTGATAGTTCATTAGTCCCcttctctgtatcaaacccctaATTGAATTAACTCATCTGCTTTTTAAATCAGGGGGTCCCTCCAGGGGAAAACCAACCACTGAGCCTGGCAGCCCAGCAGGCAGAGATTTCACATGAAACTAGGAACTCCCCAAGGTCAAGCTAAGCATAAATTATCCCTTTGTTCAGCTGTCAACATTCTGCCGGCTCTATCACGCACTCGTAGTCTTCTCATAAAAGCCTTTCTacatcacacacaacacactcttcCACTACCTGGTTTTAAATTCTCCTCCCCCTAAGCCCCTGGCTCTTTTCTGAGAGGAGACATACTTTATTCCACTATTGATGCTCTGGTATAAGGCCACTGTACTGCAAAGTGCTAGCAAGACATTTAAAGTGAAACGGTTTAGGTAGATACAGGCACTGGTAATGAGACAGTTGTGAGTGAAACAGGTGACAGTGAGACAGGAGAGTGAGACAGCAGAGGCTGGTTGATGTGGTGTGAGCAGGAGTGTTGAACCTTACCTGTGGCCAACAGTAGCCgtgggggaggtgggggaggaggcgggggaggaaggggagggtagCTTCTACACTGACATGCCAGCTGGCAGTGTTCGCTCACTTTCTCAGTTACAGTCTGCGAGCATGACCTCTGGAGTTCACCCttatggacagagacagagagagacagacagagagagcgagagagagagagcgagcgagacagaaaagagagaaatAGTTTGACTATTCATTATGCATTCAAAATTAACTTTCATTATCCACCCCCAAAAGGCATATTTCAGAATAAATCTGCTTTTTTATCAGTAAAAAAGGAGCGAGAGATGAGAGCTTAGAATGTTAATATACTGTAGCATAGCCTACCTGCTGCAATATTCCCCGAGTACTTGTATCAGTGTATATAATGACCTGGACCATTAGTGCTTGGGCATCAGCAAACTAGATCATCATGGTTTGTGGTTTGGAAACAATAGTGCCCAAGATCCTATCCCTCTACTATATTGCTTCCCCAGAAGCTGCATTCATAGACATAAAGGATGGTATCATGTCTACGGCTGCAACCCTCTCCCTCAGAGAAACCACCCACCAACAGAGTGGGCAGCAGGCTGCCcctgaggagtgtgtgtgggtggacttGGAAACTCGAGCAAATCATATTACACATGAACCCTGGCAACATCCCGCGCCTGCATAGCGGCTCACTGCTCTCTGTAGGCAGTATCACGGGCCAGGGGTTAGAATACTCATCCTCAACATAATATTCCAGATGGGAATCTATAGCTCACTCTGTGCTACTTTCCAGGAGTCTGTCGTgttctgcctgcctgtgtgtgtgtgtgtgtgtgtgtgtgtgtgtgtgtgtgtgtgtgtgttccaatcACCAATAGCCTACTTCACATGAAAACATTGCAACAATTGACTGGGGATTACAGCTGCTTACCACTAAAAACGTATCATAGTTGATGCAATAGTGTGAGGGTGCAGAAAGGAACCAGGCACCTCAATAAACATGGCATTGtgtgtttaaaaatgtatataattgATTTTACGTTACGTTAATATTACgttaaaatatttgtttaaagGTGACAAGCAGTTCACTCAACCAGGATCAATAGCCAGTATTATCAAAAACACAGTACAGCTCCACTTAGTGTAATAACTCGCCATGTGTAAAATGACAAGAGCGTGTCGGCGCGCACGAACACCATACCTACCTGGCATGAGAGTAAAACCAACGAGAGAATGCAATGACCGAAGAGAAGAGGCCAAAAACTTAAAGTAAATGGTATTAGATCTTGGACCAGCATTCCTCCTGCGCTCTTCTCGAAGACACTAGATAGTGTAGCGAGTAAACAAGCACGGTATGCATAGGATTTGACCGTTTGGGAAATTCTCATTCACCCTATCCAAGTCGGCGGCGATATCTGTGACTGGCGTCTCCAGAATTAGTTTATGCCATATTCATTTTGCTGTTGAATTTACGTTGTCGGTGGCATATGACTGACAAGGAACGCAGGTGACCAAGCAATCCCAATATATAAAGTTATTTCTCTGGGCACTCAAACGTACTCCGAATCACGGCGCTATAGTTCGATGTCCAGCGCTGCGAATCCAAACGATGCTCCCTTACTCCGTGTGATGTGAGAACGGTAGACCGGCCATAGGCTACCTTACATTCTTGCTTGTCAACATGCATGTGTGCAAATACTCAAGCCATCCGAAGTTGAAGCAAACGATGAAGAAATATCCTTACACTTATTGTCCAATACAACTCCCCAAAATAGCTGCAGCCCCTTTACACATTTCCTCAACTTATTTACTAAATATTACTTAAAGGCTATTTACAAATATGTGCAACTCTGGAGAGCAGAGCAAAGGGTTAAAACGATGCATCCCTCTGCCTAAAGACTATAGATTAGGCGGGGAGCCTCACCGTACCATCGCACATCCAGTGGAGTGCCCTTCCTTCCAGCGCAGTCATATTTTACTGCAAGTAGGCTGTTCTCGAATCGCACGAACCGTAGGAAAAGTTAAACAGACAAGAGACGTTTACTGAGACATGTAGGTCGAAATGTCCAGAATGCAAGACGAATTATATGTTACTAAAATCcgtgacactccatttagtatgtgACATTATGTTAGGTTACATTATTTGACCCGTTTAGTTACGTTCGATAAAACAGTAGGTTATTTAAACTAATCTTTAGCCTAACTTTAAACCCTAACCCAGCTAGTGTTAGCGACCTAACTAATGTTAGCATTAGcaacctagccacctagctaatgttagccacaattttttaaaattcataacacatcatatgtattgcaaattcgtaacatattgtacggattcaatcaaaatcaaattgtattggtaacATGCTTTGTaaagaacaggtgtagactaacagtgaaatgcttacggtcATTCCTAataatgcagagagagaaaaaagagaaataaTAGATAAGTAATTAcaggaggaataaatacacatggag encodes the following:
- the LOC109903195 gene encoding proline-rich membrane anchor 1 isoform X2, which gives rise to MGELQRSCSQTVTEKVSEHCQLACQCRSYPPLPPPPPPPPPPRLLLATVESPLPLLRPWWMEILVLGTVGCASAVFLLSAMIICYKAIKRKPLRKEENGTSRGEYAMSVRKKKAMGPNNTVV
- the LOC109903195 gene encoding proline-rich membrane anchor 1 isoform X1, translating into MRISQTVKSYAYRACLLATLSSVFEKSAGGMLVQDLIPFTLSFWPLLFGHCILSLVLLSCQGELQRSCSQTVTEKVSEHCQLACQCRSYPPLPPPPPPPPPPRLLLATVESPLPLLRPWWMEILVLGTVGCASAVFLLSAMIICYKAIKRKPLRKEENGTSRGEYAMSVRKKKAMGPNNTVV